From Candidatus Dormiibacterota bacterium, the proteins below share one genomic window:
- a CDS encoding amino acid adenylation domain-containing protein: MKSSFPDPAQKPSPASTSTLEGPCVHEMFEAQVAAAGDAVAVVCDGERLTYRELNARANRMARRLRDLGAVTDALVPIVMDRSISMVIAILGSLKAGAAWLPLDPHDPKERIAFMLEQARAAIILTEERHLDRLPAFRGEILALDRRAEGPETGDAANPGHRADPSAIAYAIYTSGSTGTPKGVLVPHLALTNHMHWMQAVFALSPADGVVQKTPFTFDASIWEFLAPLVAGARLVLARPGAHQDPGSLAGLIADQSVTVLQMVPTGLRALLDEPGLERCRSLRRVFCGGEALPADLVERFFERLDAELVNLYGPTEACIDSTSWVCRRGERAIPIGRPIHGSRAYVLDGRLRPLPAGAEGELHIAGAGLARGYLERPDLTAERFLPDPISGAPGARMYATGDRACLRPDGSLEFLGRIDDQVKVRGYRIEPGEIEAVLDRHPSIAECVVVARPDAPGGSILVAYATLRKGVGPALPAPPSDLRAHVKTSLPDHMVPSAFVILDELPRTSSGKIDRRRLPGPAPARPELAVPFVAPRTEVERRVATLWAGLLGLDRVGVLDGFFDLGGHSLVATQVISRVRDQFGVELPLRDLFETPTVEGLASRIETARRERRQVEAPTRGPARAEHERPISFAQQRLWFLDQLDPGRPFYNVPSTLRLRGPLDRAVFGKALDEIVHRHEVLRTTFPGVDGKPVAVPAPRWQTALSIEDLSELPSAERWPAALRRARQEAQRRFDLERGPLFRAHLLGLDAQDHVLLLTFHHIVTDGWSEGVLHRELAALYAAFLQGRPSPLPALPIQYADYAAWQRDFLQGQVLDTQRAFWRQALAGAPLTLDLPTDRPRPAVRTHRGAKVRAGLSARLSEALGDFGREEGATPFMTILAAFNLLLMSWTGQDDILVGTPIANRHRLEIEGLIGCFVNTLVVRTDLSGDPTFRELLRRVRRVALEAYAHQDLPFERLVEELRPPRDLGRTALFQVMVAHAATTRLDLEGLEAEFVDIDDGISKFDLTLDVDDGGRQLACDLEYSTDLFDDATARRMLQGLETLLEGIAAEPGRRLSRLPLLREDERRRILLGSHGRRTENREARTVHGLIEERAATARDATAVSFGDRRITYAELDERAAALARRLVPLGVGPDVPVGLCVERSIEMLEGLLGILKAGGAYVPLDPAYPGERVAGILRETGTRVLLAQRRLVAGLEACGAQIVLLDDIEVTGPAAGRESIPDPEPQSLAYITHTSGSSGVPKGVAVTHGALLNHAVDVTRLYGLSQADRVLQFASLSFDVAAEEIFPTLLSGATLVLRPDPVFVSVPDFHRFLESEKVTVVNLPASYWHAWVAVLQREGQDLPACLRCVVIGSEKALASRLAAWDEVTGGRVALFNAYGPTEATITTTVYLHSGQRPARTEGLVPIGRPIANARAYVLDPHLNLAPVGVPGELYIGGEGVARGYVGRPDLTAERFLPDPFADAAGSRLYRTGDRVRWLVDGDLEFLGRLDDQVKVRGHRIEPGEIERALERYARVEESAVLAREDSPGDIRLVAYVVFCADAEPAPSVTDLRAHLGAILPEHMLPSAFVILERLPRTRAGKIDRKALPPPDAARNDLAGERIAPRTPSEETLASIWGQVFGRERVGVHDNFFELGGDSILAIQIVARVNQAGLRLTSRQIFEHQTIAGLASVAGTRVLVAADQGAVTGDTPLTPIQLWFFEQDFPDPHHFNQAVLLKPRETLDPARLEAAMGRLLDHHDALRMRYRRVDGEWRQECAPPGGAIPFEHLDFTALPKETRLAAMGTAAGDLQRGLDLERGPLLRSALFTLGAELGERLLIVIHHLVVDGVSWRILLDDLSTVYRQLERGDSVALPAKTTSYRRWAEGLVEYARKAPIEKEMDYWVPAGGREVGRLAVDHPAADDTEGLARVVTSVFSEDETRALLHGLPAAWRTEINDVLLTALVRTVSEATGRRAVLLDLEGHGREEILDDVDLSRTVGWFTTIKPVCLVVEGGRGPEEILKSIKEQLRALPARGIGYGLLRYLRDDGDAGARLRALPRAEISFNYLGQFDATVPESSPFQFAPESTGPVVSRRGHRTHLLEIGGYVASGRLRVNWKYGGKVHSRAGIQALARRFEKELRALLALGGRPEASAYTPSDFPLARLDQEAVDSLVGARPDLEDVYPLTPMQEGMLYHTLSAPESGVYVEHLGWKFHGPLDEPAFVRAWGRAAERHPILRTSFLWAGVERPLQVVCRRVEPAWDRLDWRGLAGAEQERELEQFLASDMRRGYDLSRAPLQRLAIMRLADDLHQFVWSHHHVLLDGWSLPVLLKEVMTLYQACRGEDEARLPETRPFRDYVAWLQRQDPGAAEEYWRRALAGFRAPTPLVVDRPASRSARPDDYRLERIRLSRALAARLRTLARSQQLTLNTVLQGAWALLLSRYSGEEDVLFGGVVSGRPVELAGSETMVGLFLNTLPVRVRLPGRRRVAEWLRGLQEAQVEMRQYEYTSLVQVQQWSDVPRGTPLFESIFVFENYPLDRELLERAGDLEIRDLRAAEWTHYPLNVVVPPESEPSIQISYDARRFHASAIRRMLGHLEALLEGIAADPGRRLCDLPMLTTSERVWLEERDPPRRVTTEGCLHERFETQAERSPGTIAVVSGSVRLTYDDLNRRANRLARRLRDRGVGPETRVAICLPRSIELIVAMLAVLKAGGAYVPLDPGYPVDRLALMLDDAGAGALIVSEGTIDRFPGYSAAIVLCDEEVVASPDPSTGDDANLAPTALPENPAYVIYTSGSTGRPKGVVVTHRSAAALFESTRERLGFDRRDVWTQLHSCAFDYSVWEIWGALLHGGRLVLVPPLVGRSPEAFYDLLRREGVTVLNLTPAELRQFLQEDERHGKDALAVRLLNIGGEALNPDDVTPWMARHPDGPLLFNLYGITETTVIVTWHPLRGGDSGGPSKSAIGRPIPGWRVHLLDAFLRPVPIGVPGEIYVGGPGLARGYLGRPDLTAERFVPDPYGSPPGARLYRSGDLARLSEDGDLEYLGRIDDQLKIRGFRIEPGEIEAALLRHAAVREAAVLARQDGDGERRLVAYVAPRSGQEAAPAELRAFLKRSLPDYMVPSAIVTLEALPTTANGKVDRRALPAPGTARSEADPAPVPPDTPIERELARLWGGLLGVETPGVEDNFFEAGGQSLLATLLISRVRAHLGAEVSLKDFLDRPTIRGLGRLVETAYLSAASPSELDAMLGLMDGEDGARAEES, encoded by the coding sequence TTGAAGTCATCGTTCCCCGACCCCGCGCAGAAGCCGTCCCCCGCTTCCACCTCGACCCTGGAGGGGCCGTGCGTCCATGAGATGTTCGAGGCCCAGGTCGCGGCCGCAGGGGATGCGGTCGCGGTGGTCTGCGACGGCGAACGCCTGACGTACCGCGAGCTGAACGCGCGCGCGAACCGGATGGCCCGGCGACTGCGGGACCTCGGTGCTGTGACCGACGCGCTCGTGCCGATCGTCATGGATCGTTCCATCTCCATGGTGATCGCGATCCTGGGTTCCCTCAAGGCAGGGGCCGCCTGGCTTCCGCTCGATCCCCACGATCCCAAGGAGCGGATCGCCTTCATGCTCGAACAGGCGCGTGCCGCGATCATCCTGACGGAGGAGCGTCACCTCGACAGGCTGCCGGCGTTTCGCGGCGAGATCCTCGCGCTCGACCGGCGGGCCGAGGGTCCGGAGACAGGTGACGCGGCGAACCCCGGCCACCGGGCCGATCCCTCGGCGATCGCCTACGCGATCTACACGTCCGGATCGACGGGAACGCCCAAGGGGGTCCTGGTGCCGCACCTGGCGCTCACGAACCACATGCACTGGATGCAGGCCGTGTTTGCGCTGAGTCCGGCGGACGGCGTCGTTCAGAAAACACCCTTCACCTTCGATGCCTCGATCTGGGAGTTCCTGGCGCCGCTCGTCGCGGGTGCGCGCCTGGTCCTGGCCCGTCCCGGGGCCCATCAGGATCCCGGCTCCCTTGCCGGATTGATCGCGGACCAGAGCGTCACGGTCCTGCAGATGGTTCCGACGGGGCTGAGGGCGCTTCTCGACGAGCCGGGTCTCGAGCGCTGCCGCTCCCTGCGGCGCGTCTTCTGCGGCGGCGAGGCGCTGCCGGCCGACCTCGTCGAGCGCTTCTTCGAGCGCCTCGACGCCGAGCTGGTCAACCTGTACGGGCCGACCGAAGCGTGCATCGACAGCACCTCCTGGGTGTGCAGGCGCGGGGAAAGGGCGATTCCGATCGGCCGGCCGATCCACGGTTCGCGGGCGTACGTCCTGGACGGGCGCCTGAGGCCGCTGCCGGCCGGCGCGGAAGGCGAGCTCCACATCGCCGGCGCGGGTCTGGCGCGCGGCTACCTGGAGCGCCCGGACCTGACGGCCGAGCGCTTCCTCCCCGATCCGATCTCCGGAGCGCCCGGCGCGCGCATGTACGCCACGGGTGACCGCGCCTGTCTCCGACCCGACGGGTCGCTCGAGTTCCTGGGCCGGATCGACGATCAGGTGAAGGTGCGCGGCTACCGCATCGAGCCGGGGGAGATCGAGGCGGTTCTCGACCGGCATCCGTCGATCGCCGAGTGCGTCGTCGTCGCGCGTCCCGATGCGCCGGGCGGCTCGATCCTGGTCGCCTACGCGACGCTGCGGAAGGGGGTCGGACCCGCGCTCCCGGCCCCCCCCTCCGACCTGCGCGCCCACGTGAAGACGTCGCTCCCCGACCACATGGTCCCGTCGGCGTTCGTCATCCTCGACGAGCTTCCCAGAACGTCGAGCGGCAAGATCGACCGCCGGCGTCTGCCGGGTCCCGCCCCCGCGCGTCCCGAACTCGCGGTGCCGTTCGTCGCCCCGCGCACCGAAGTGGAGCGGCGCGTCGCGACGTTATGGGCCGGCCTGCTGGGTCTCGATCGGGTCGGGGTGCTGGACGGCTTTTTCGATCTCGGCGGGCACTCTCTGGTCGCCACGCAGGTGATCTCCCGCGTGCGGGATCAGTTCGGCGTGGAGCTGCCGCTTCGGGACCTGTTCGAGACGCCCACCGTGGAAGGTCTGGCGTCGCGCATCGAGACCGCCCGCCGGGAGCGGAGGCAGGTCGAGGCGCCGACGCGCGGACCCGCGCGCGCGGAGCATGAGAGGCCGATCTCGTTCGCGCAGCAGCGACTCTGGTTTCTCGATCAGCTGGATCCCGGCCGGCCCTTCTACAACGTGCCCAGCACGCTGCGCCTGCGTGGTCCTCTCGACCGCGCGGTGTTCGGGAAGGCGCTCGACGAAATCGTCCATCGGCACGAGGTGCTGAGGACGACCTTCCCGGGCGTCGATGGCAAGCCGGTCGCGGTGCCGGCCCCCCGCTGGCAGACCGCGCTTTCGATCGAGGACCTCTCGGAGCTGCCGTCTGCGGAGCGCTGGCCGGCGGCCTTGCGCAGGGCGCGTCAGGAGGCGCAGCGGAGGTTCGACCTGGAGCGGGGACCGCTCTTCAGGGCGCATCTGCTCGGTCTCGACGCGCAGGACCACGTCCTTCTCCTCACCTTCCATCACATCGTCACGGACGGCTGGTCGGAAGGCGTGCTCCACCGCGAGCTGGCGGCGCTCTACGCCGCATTCTTGCAGGGGCGTCCGTCTCCGCTGCCTGCCCTGCCGATCCAGTACGCCGACTACGCGGCGTGGCAGCGCGACTTCCTGCAGGGCCAGGTGCTCGACACACAGAGGGCGTTCTGGAGACAGGCGCTCGCCGGCGCCCCGCTCACGCTGGATCTGCCGACCGACCGCCCCCGGCCGGCTGTACGCACGCATCGCGGCGCCAAGGTGCGGGCGGGGCTCTCCGCGCGACTGTCGGAAGCGCTGGGCGACTTCGGCCGAGAGGAAGGGGCGACGCCGTTCATGACGATTCTGGCGGCGTTCAACCTGCTCCTGATGAGCTGGACGGGACAGGACGATATTCTGGTCGGCACTCCCATCGCGAACCGCCATCGTCTCGAGATCGAGGGGCTGATCGGGTGTTTCGTCAACACGCTCGTCGTGCGAACCGATCTGTCGGGCGATCCGACGTTTCGCGAGCTCCTGCGGCGCGTGCGCCGCGTCGCTCTGGAGGCTTATGCACACCAGGACCTGCCCTTCGAGAGGCTGGTCGAGGAACTGCGTCCTCCGCGCGACCTCGGGCGCACGGCACTGTTCCAGGTCATGGTGGCGCACGCCGCCACGACGCGGCTGGATCTCGAGGGACTGGAAGCCGAGTTCGTGGACATCGACGACGGCATCTCGAAATTCGACCTGACGCTCGACGTGGACGACGGCGGCCGGCAGCTCGCGTGCGACCTGGAGTACAGCACCGACCTGTTCGACGATGCGACCGCGCGCCGGATGCTTCAAGGCCTGGAAACGCTCCTGGAGGGGATCGCGGCCGAGCCCGGCAGGAGACTGTCGCGCCTGCCGCTTCTCCGGGAGGACGAGCGCCGGCGCATCCTGCTGGGGTCCCACGGACGCCGGACGGAGAACCGGGAGGCACGCACCGTCCACGGACTGATCGAGGAACGGGCTGCGACGGCGCGGGACGCGACCGCGGTCTCGTTCGGAGACAGACGGATCACCTACGCGGAGCTGGACGAACGTGCCGCGGCGCTGGCGCGCCGGCTGGTCCCGCTGGGCGTGGGGCCCGACGTCCCGGTCGGTCTGTGCGTCGAGCGCTCGATCGAGATGCTGGAGGGTCTCCTCGGGATCCTGAAGGCGGGCGGGGCGTACGTGCCGCTCGACCCGGCCTATCCGGGGGAACGCGTCGCCGGCATCCTGCGGGAGACGGGAACCCGGGTCCTCCTGGCGCAGCGGCGCCTCGTCGCCGGCCTGGAGGCGTGCGGGGCGCAAATCGTCCTGCTCGACGACATCGAGGTCACCGGTCCCGCTGCGGGAAGGGAGTCGATCCCGGACCCGGAGCCCCAGAGCCTGGCGTACATCACCCACACGTCCGGCTCGAGCGGGGTCCCCAAGGGGGTGGCGGTGACGCACGGCGCCCTGCTCAACCATGCCGTCGACGTGACACGACTCTACGGCCTGTCGCAGGCCGATCGCGTCCTGCAGTTCGCGTCGCTCAGTTTCGACGTCGCCGCGGAGGAGATCTTCCCGACCCTCCTGTCGGGCGCGACGCTTGTTCTCCGTCCCGACCCGGTCTTCGTCTCCGTCCCCGACTTTCACCGCTTCCTGGAAAGCGAGAAGGTCACGGTCGTCAACCTGCCGGCCTCCTACTGGCACGCCTGGGTCGCCGTGCTCCAGAGGGAGGGGCAGGACCTTCCCGCCTGTCTCAGGTGCGTCGTCATCGGCAGCGAGAAGGCCCTGGCCTCCCGTCTGGCGGCGTGGGACGAGGTCACCGGCGGGCGCGTCGCGCTGTTCAACGCCTACGGCCCGACAGAAGCGACGATCACGACCACCGTGTACTTGCATTCAGGACAGCGACCGGCCAGGACGGAAGGCCTGGTGCCGATCGGCCGGCCCATCGCAAACGCCAGGGCCTACGTCCTGGATCCTCATCTGAACCTGGCGCCGGTCGGCGTCCCCGGCGAGCTGTACATCGGCGGGGAGGGCGTGGCGCGGGGCTATGTGGGCCGGCCCGACCTGACGGCCGAGCGCTTCCTCCCCGATCCGTTCGCGGACGCCGCCGGCTCACGCCTCTACCGGACAGGGGACCGCGTGCGCTGGCTCGTTGACGGCGACCTGGAGTTCCTCGGCCGGCTCGACGATCAGGTGAAGGTGCGCGGCCACCGGATCGAGCCCGGAGAGATCGAGCGGGCCCTCGAGCGGTACGCGAGGGTGGAGGAATCCGCGGTCCTGGCACGCGAGGACTCTCCGGGGGACATCCGCCTGGTGGCCTACGTCGTCTTCTGCGCCGACGCGGAGCCGGCTCCGTCCGTGACCGATCTGCGCGCGCACCTCGGGGCGATTCTCCCTGAGCACATGCTTCCTTCCGCGTTCGTCATCCTCGAACGCCTGCCGCGCACACGCGCCGGCAAGATCGATCGGAAGGCCCTCCCGCCGCCCGACGCCGCCAGGAACGATCTCGCGGGGGAGCGCATCGCCCCGCGCACGCCGTCCGAGGAGACGCTGGCGAGCATCTGGGGGCAGGTCTTCGGCCGCGAGCGCGTCGGCGTCCACGACAACTTCTTCGAGCTGGGCGGCGACTCGATTCTCGCCATCCAGATCGTGGCGCGCGTGAACCAGGCGGGCCTGAGGCTCACCAGCCGGCAGATCTTCGAGCACCAGACGATCGCGGGGCTCGCATCCGTGGCCGGCACGCGTGTCCTCGTCGCGGCGGACCAGGGCGCGGTGACGGGCGACACGCCGCTGACGCCGATCCAGCTCTGGTTCTTCGAGCAGGATTTCCCGGATCCGCACCACTTCAATCAGGCTGTTCTCCTGAAGCCCCGCGAGACGCTCGATCCCGCCCGGCTCGAGGCGGCGATGGGGCGCCTCCTCGATCACCACGACGCGCTGCGCATGCGCTACCGGCGGGTCGACGGGGAATGGCGACAAGAGTGTGCTCCGCCGGGTGGAGCGATCCCGTTCGAGCACCTCGATTTCACGGCGCTTCCGAAGGAGACGCGTCTCGCTGCGATGGGCACGGCGGCGGGGGATCTGCAGCGCGGGCTCGATCTGGAGCGAGGTCCCCTCTTGAGGTCCGCGCTGTTCACGCTCGGTGCGGAGCTCGGGGAGCGCCTGCTGATCGTGATCCATCACCTCGTTGTGGACGGCGTATCCTGGCGAATCCTCCTGGATGACCTGAGCACGGTCTATCGCCAGCTCGAGCGGGGCGATTCGGTCGCCCTGCCGGCGAAAACGACCTCGTACAGGCGATGGGCGGAAGGTCTCGTGGAGTATGCGAGGAAGGCGCCGATCGAGAAGGAGATGGACTACTGGGTCCCGGCGGGGGGGCGTGAGGTCGGCAGGCTCGCGGTCGATCACCCGGCCGCCGACGACACCGAGGGTCTGGCGCGCGTCGTGACGAGCGTCTTCAGCGAGGACGAAACGCGTGCCCTCCTGCACGGCCTGCCCGCCGCATGGCGCACCGAGATCAACGACGTTCTTCTGACCGCCCTGGTCCGGACCGTGAGCGAAGCGACGGGTCGACGCGCCGTCCTCCTCGACCTCGAGGGTCACGGCCGGGAGGAGATTCTCGACGACGTCGATCTGTCACGCACCGTCGGCTGGTTTACAACCATCAAGCCGGTGTGTCTGGTCGTCGAGGGCGGGCGCGGACCGGAGGAGATCCTCAAGTCCATCAAGGAGCAGCTGCGCGCGCTGCCGGCGCGCGGCATCGGCTACGGTCTGCTGCGTTACCTGAGGGACGACGGCGATGCCGGCGCCCGCCTGCGGGCCCTGCCGCGGGCGGAGATCAGCTTCAACTACCTCGGTCAGTTCGACGCCACGGTGCCCGAGTCCTCGCCGTTCCAGTTCGCCCCGGAATCGACCGGCCCGGTGGTCAGCCGGCGGGGACACCGCACCCACCTGCTGGAGATCGGCGGCTACGTCGCTTCGGGGAGGCTGCGGGTCAACTGGAAATACGGCGGAAAGGTGCACTCCCGCGCCGGCATTCAGGCGCTGGCGCGACGCTTCGAGAAGGAGCTGCGCGCGCTCCTCGCGCTGGGAGGCAGGCCGGAGGCGTCCGCGTACACCCCGTCGGACTTTCCTCTGGCGCGTCTCGACCAGGAGGCGGTCGACTCCCTGGTCGGAGCGCGTCCGGATCTCGAGGACGTCTATCCGCTCACGCCGATGCAGGAAGGGATGCTCTACCACACGCTGTCGGCGCCGGAGTCGGGCGTCTACGTGGAGCACCTCGGCTGGAAGTTCCACGGTCCGCTCGACGAGCCGGCGTTCGTGCGCGCCTGGGGGCGCGCCGCCGAGCGCCACCCGATCCTCCGCACCTCGTTCCTGTGGGCCGGCGTCGAAAGGCCCCTTCAGGTTGTATGCCGGCGCGTCGAGCCGGCCTGGGACCGGCTCGACTGGCGCGGTCTCGCCGGCGCCGAGCAGGAACGCGAGCTCGAGCAGTTCCTGGCGTCGGACATGCGGCGCGGCTACGACCTGTCCCGGGCGCCGCTGCAGCGCCTCGCGATCATGCGGCTTGCGGACGATCTCCACCAGTTCGTCTGGAGCCATCACCACGTCCTCCTGGACGGCTGGTCGCTGCCGGTCCTGCTCAAGGAGGTCATGACGCTGTATCAGGCCTGCCGCGGGGAGGACGAGGCGCGTCTCCCGGAGACGCGGCCGTTCCGCGACTACGTCGCGTGGCTTCAGAGGCAGGATCCGGGAGCGGCCGAGGAATACTGGCGCAGGGCGCTCGCCGGGTTCCGCGCCCCGACCCCCCTGGTGGTCGACCGACCCGCGTCCCGGTCGGCGCGGCCGGACGACTACCGGCTGGAGCGGATCCGGCTGTCCCGCGCCCTCGCCGCCCGGCTTCGCACCCTGGCGCGCAGCCAGCAGCTCACGCTGAACACGGTCCTGCAGGGGGCGTGGGCGCTTCTCCTCTCCCGGTACAGCGGCGAGGAGGACGTGCTCTTCGGCGGCGTCGTGTCGGGACGCCCGGTTGAGCTTGCGGGATCGGAGACGATGGTCGGTCTGTTCCTCAACACGCTCCCGGTTCGGGTTCGACTGCCGGGACGCCGGAGGGTGGCCGAATGGCTGAGAGGGCTCCAGGAGGCGCAGGTCGAGATGCGGCAGTACGAGTACACGTCCCTGGTCCAGGTTCAGCAGTGGAGCGACGTGCCGCGCGGCACGCCGCTCTTCGAGTCGATCTTCGTGTTCGAGAACTACCCCCTCGACCGGGAGCTCCTGGAGCGCGCGGGGGATCTGGAGATCCGCGACCTGCGCGCAGCCGAGTGGACCCACTACCCGCTCAACGTCGTCGTGCCACCCGAGTCCGAGCCGTCGATCCAGATCAGCTACGACGCGCGACGCTTCCACGCTTCGGCGATCAGGCGCATGCTCGGCCATCTAGAGGCGTTGCTCGAGGGGATTGCGGCCGACCCCGGGAGGCGACTGTGCGATCTGCCGATGCTCACGACTTCCGAGCGGGTCTGGCTCGAGGAGCGCGACCCTCCTCGCCGTGTCACGACGGAGGGCTGCCTGCACGAGCGATTCGAGACTCAGGCGGAGCGTTCGCCCGGCACGATCGCCGTCGTTTCCGGGAGCGTTCGCCTGACCTACGACGACCTGAACCGGCGGGCGAACCGTCTGGCGCGTCGCCTGCGGGACCGGGGCGTCGGGCCCGAGACACGCGTGGCGATCTGCCTGCCGCGATCGATCGAGCTGATCGTTGCGATGCTCGCGGTCCTCAAGGCGGGCGGCGCATACGTGCCGCTCGACCCGGGCTACCCGGTCGACCGGCTGGCGCTCATGCTCGACGATGCCGGGGCGGGGGCGTTGATTGTCTCGGAGGGAACGATCGACAGGTTCCCCGGATACTCGGCCGCGATCGTCCTCTGCGACGAGGAAGTCGTGGCCTCGCCGGACCCGTCGACCGGCGACGATGCGAACCTGGCGCCGACTGCGCTCCCGGAGAACCCGGCCTATGTCATCTACACCAGCGGCTCGACGGGGCGTCCGAAGGGTGTTGTGGTGACGCACCGGAGCGCCGCCGCGCTGTTCGAGTCGACGCGGGAGCGGCTCGGGTTCGACCGGCGCGACGTCTGGACCCAGCTCCACTCCTGCGCCTTCGACTACTCGGTGTGGGAGATCTGGGGAGCCCTGCTGCACGGCGGCCGCCTCGTCCTGGTGCCGCCTCTGGTCGGCCGATCACCTGAGGCGTTCTACGATCTGCTCCGCCGCGAAGGGGTGACGGTGCTGAACCTGACACCCGCGGAGCTCCGGCAGTTTCTTCAGGAGGACGAGCGGCACGGCAAGGACGCCCTGGCGGTGCGACTCCTGAACATCGGCGGCGAGGCCCTGAATCCGGACGATGTGACGCCGTGGATGGCGCGTCACCCCGACGGGCCGCTCCTTTTCAACCTGTACGGCATCACCGAGACGACCGTGATCGTGACCTGGCACCCGCTCCGAGGCGGGGATTCCGGAGGCCCGTCGAAGAGCGCCATCGGCCGGCCGATCCCCGGGTGGCGCGTGCATCTGCTCGACGCCTTCCTGCGACCGGTTCCAATCGGCGTGCCGGGGGAGATCTACGTCGGCGGGCCCGGTCTGGCGCGGGGCTATCTCGGCCGGCCCGATCTGACCGCCGAACGCTTCGTGCCGGATCCTTACGGGAGCCCGCCGGGGGCGCGTCTGTACCGATCGGGCGACCTGGCGCGCCTCTCGGAGGACGGCGACCTGGAGTACCTGGGCCGCATCGACGACCAGCTGAAGATCCGCGGCTTCCGCATCGAGCCCGGGGAGATCGAGGCGGCGCTGCTTCGCCACGCGGCGGTGCGCGAAGCGGCTGTCCTGGCCCGGCAGGACGGGGACGGAGAAAGACGCCTGGTCGCCTACGTCGCGCCCCGGTCGGGTCAGGAGGCGGCGCCGGCCGAGCTGCGCGCCTTCCTGAAGCGGTCGCTGCCGGATTACATGGTGCCGTCGGCTATCGTGACGCTCGAGGCGCTGCCGACGACGGCGAACGGCAAGGTGGATCGCCGCGCGCTGCCCGCGCCCGGGACGGCGCGCTCCGAGGCGGACCCGGCTCCGGTGCCGCCCGACACGCCGATCGAACGGGAGCTGGCGCGGCTGTGGGGCGGCCTGCTGGGTGTCGAGACCCCGGGCGTCGAGGACAATTTCTTCGAGGCCGGCGGTCAGTCCCTCCTGGCCACGCTCCTGATCTCGCGCGTGCGGGCGCATCTCGGGGCGGAGGTCTCCCTGAAGGATTTCCTGGACCGGCCGACGATCCGCGGCCTCGGCCGGCTGGTGGAGACGGCCTACCTGAGCGCCGCGTCCCCGAGCGAGCTCGACGCCATGCTGGGTCTCATGGACGGGGAGGACGGAGCGCGTGCCGAAGAATCCTGA